In Miscanthus floridulus cultivar M001 chromosome 5, ASM1932011v1, whole genome shotgun sequence, one genomic interval encodes:
- the LOC136453980 gene encoding rapid alkalinization factor-like: MAHVDRPPSRAVLAVAVATVALVLVAAGAPRTAGQTTTTTVVDPDRWADRGAACTGTVEECVCGGGMARRELGYGGYISYDAMSRGRVPCSYRGASYYNCRPGAPANPYSRGCSAITRCRG; encoded by the coding sequence ATGGCGCACGTCGACCGGCCACCGAGCCGCGCCGTGCTCGCGGTCGCCGTCGCCACCGTGGCCCTCGTCCTTGTCGCCGCGGGCGCCCCGCGGACGGCCGgccagacgacgacgacgacggtggtggATCCGGACAGGTGGGCCGATCGCGGCGCGGCGTGCACGGGCACGGTGGAGGAGTGCGTCTGCGGCGGCGGCatggccaggagggagctgggTTACGGCGGGTACATCAGCTACGACGCCATGAGCCGCGGGCGCGTGCCGTGCTCGTACCGCGGCGCGTCCTACTACAACTGCCGGCCGGGCGCGCCGGCTAACCCTTACTCCcggggctgctccgccatcacccgCTGCAGAGGCTAG